ATCAAGATGATGCGGATCCCGTTGAGTGCGTGGAAAAGCACCGCGGCGACCAAGCCGAACTCCATCAGGCCCACGATCGGCGTCTTGTAGGTCTGGATCACTTCGTTGTACGTCTGCGGGCTCACCCGGACCAGGGCGGTATCCAGGACGTGCACGAACAGGAAGAAGAAGATCGTCGCGCCGGTGATGCGGTGCAGCACCCACGACCACATGCCCGGGTCTCCCCGATACAGCGTGCGGGGCGGCCGCCGCTTGCGTGACGACTCCGTCGTCTCAGTGCTCAAACCGGTCCTCACCGTCTTCAAAACCGCTAATAACGTGACTAAAGTCGGGCAATCGAGCTTAGCTCGGTAACGATGCGACCGGAACCAACCAACGTCGTTCGCGAACGGTGTTTTCTTGCCAGGGTTAGGGTTGGCTTTTCTCGAGTGGACCGATCGGTGATTGGGGTGCGGAATGCCTGATATTGATTGGGATCTACTGCGGGACAAAGCAATACAGGCAGCGGCGGGGGCTTATGCCCCGTATTCGCAATTCCCGGTGGGTGCGGCCTCGTTGGTCGACGACGGCCGCGTGGTGACCGGCTGCAATGTGGAAAATGTCTCATATGGCCTAGGTCTCTGTGCCGAATGCGGAGTGGTGTCTGCCCTGCATGCGACCGGTGGCGGCCGGCTGATTGCCCTGGTGTGCGTTGACTCACAAGGAGCGTTGCTGATGCCATGCGGACGTTGCCGGCAAGTGCTGCTGGAGCACGGCGGACGAGAGATGCTGATCGCGCATCCGGCCGGGCCCCGTCGCCTCGAGCAGCTGCTGCCCGATCCGTTCGATGGCGACGATCTGGCCCGGGAACGTCCTTGACCGACTTCGCATTCGACGCCCCGACGGTGATCAGGACCAAGCGCGACGGGGCCCGGTTGTCCGATGCCGCGATCGACTGGGTCATCGACGCCTACACCGATGGCCGCGTTGCCGACGAACAGATGGCGGCGTTGCTGATGGCGATCTTTTGGCGCGGCATGGACCACGGCGAGATCGCCAGGTGGACGGCGGCGATGGTGGCATCGGGCGACCGCTTGGATTTCAGCGAGCTGCGCGTGGGCGGGAAATCGTTGGCCACCGTGGACAAGCATTCGACCGGCGGGGTCGGCGACAAGACCACGCTGGTGTTGGTGCCGGTGGTCGCCGCCTGTGGTGGCGCGGTACCCAAGGTCTCCGGCCGCGGGCTGGGCCATACCGGCGGCACGCTGGACAAGCTGGAATCCATCGCGGGCTTCACCGCGGAAATCTCCAATCAGCAAGTGCGCCAACAACTGTTCGACGTTGGTGCGGCGATCTTCGGGGCCGGCGAGCTGGCACCCGCCGACAAGAAGCTCTATGCGCTGCGCGACATCACCGCGACGGTCGACTCGTTGCCGTTGATCGCCAGTTCGATCATGAGCAAAAAGCTGGCCGAGGGCATCGGCGCGTTGGTGCTTGACGTCAAGGTCGGTGACGGGGCGCTGATGGAATCCGAGGCGCAGTGCCGCGAATTGGCCCACACCATGGTCGCGTTGGGCGCCGCGCACGGCGTTCCCACGCGCGCCGTGCTGACGGACATGAACTGCCCGCTGGGCGCGACGGTGGGCAACGCGCTCGAGGTTGCCGAGGCGCTCGAGGTGCTGGCCGGCGGCGGACCGCTCGATGTCGTTGAGCTGACGATTCGGCTGGCCGCCGAGATGCTCGAACTGGCCGGGATCGACGGCCGCGACCCTGGCCAGACGCTGCGCGACGGCAGCGCGATGGACCGATTCCGCCGGCTGGTGGCCGCGCAGGGTGGCGACTTGTCGGTACCGTTGCCAATCGGTTCGCATTCGGAGACCGTGATTGCCGCGCGCAGCGGCACAATGGGAACTATCGACGCTATGGCAGTGGGGCTGGCAGCTTGGCGACTCGGCGCGGGTCGTTCCCGCCCGGGTGGGCAGGTGCAATTCGGCGCCGGCGTCCGGATCCACCGGCGCCCGGGCCAGCCGGTCGCGGCCGGTGAACCGCTGTTCACCCTCTACACCGACACTCCCGAACGCTTCGGCGCCGCGATGGCCGAGCTGGACGGCGGCTGGAGTGTCGGCGACACGGCACCGGCGTCGCGGCCGCTGATTATCGATCGGATTACCCAGTGACCGCTCCGTTGGAGTTGCGGCAGATCCGGCAGGCGCCGAAGGCCTTGCTGCACGACCACCTCGACGGGGGGTTGCGCCCGTCGACCGTGCTGGACATCGCCGGCCAGATCGGTTACGACGAACTGCCCGCCACCGACGCCGACGAGCTGGCGACCTGGTTTCGTACCCGTTCGCACAGCGGTTCGCTGGAGCGCTACCTCGAGCCGTTCTCGCACACTGTGGCGGTGATGCAGACGCCCGACGCGTTGTACCGCGTCGGCTACGAGTGCGTGGAAGACCTGGCCGCGGATTCGGTGGTGTACGCCGAGATCCGCTTTGCGCCCGAACTGCACATCGACCGCGGATTGTCCTTCGACGAGATCGTCGACGCCGTGCTGGAGGGTTTTGCCGCCGGCGAGAAGGCCGCCGCCGCGGCCGGACGCCCGATCATCGTGCGCCTGTTGGTTACCGCGATGCGCCACGCCGCGATGTCCCGAGAGATCGCCGAGCTGGCAATCCGGTTCCGGGACAAGGGCGTCGTCGGATTCGACATCGCCGGTGCCGAGGCCGGATACCCGCCGACGCGACACCTGGACGCATTCGAGTACATGCGAGATCACAATGCGCGCTTCACTATTCATGCCGGTGAGGCATTCGGCTTGCCGTCCATTCACGAGGCGATCGCGTTCTGCAGTGCCGACCGGCTTGGCCATGGGGTGCGAATCGTCGACGACATCGAGATCGTCGAGGGGGGCCGCGTGGAGTTGGGCAGGCTGGCATCGATTCTGCGCGACAAGCGAATTCCGCTGGAGTTATGCCCGAGTTCGAATGTGCAGACCGGCGCGGTCAAAAGCATTGCCGACCACCCGTTCGATCTGCTGGCCAGGGCGCGGTTCCGGGTGACCGTCAACACCGACAACCGGCTGATGAGTGACACCACGATGAGCCTCGAAATGCACCGATTGGTAGAGGCTTTCGGCTACGGGTGGAGTGATCTCGAGCGGTTCACCATCAATGCGATGAAGTCGGCGTTCATTCCGTTCGACGAGCGGTTGGCGGTCATCGACGAGGTGATCAAGCCGCGGTACGCGGTGCTGATCGGCTAGCTGCCGGTATCGATGTCCCAAATAGGCTGTTGCAGCCCTGAAGGTCGCGGGGAATCTTGCTTGGCAATGCACTTTTCTTGATGTGTTATAGTAAACGAGGGATGTATCTGAATTGCATCCACTTGAAGAAGAGAGAAATTTAGTATGACACAGGGAACCGTGAAATGGTTCAATGGCGAAAAGGGCTTTGGCTTTATCGCCCCTGACGGCGGGGCAAAGGACGTGTTCGTCCACTATTCTGAGATCCAATCGAGCGGTTTCCGCTCGCTTGAGGAGAATCAACGAGTCGAGTTCGAGATCACCCAGGGGGCTAAAGGTCCTCAGGCGGTGGGAGTGACCGCCGTCTAGCGATGCACGTAAACCCCTGGGGCTGATTGGGTTTGTCTCGCTTCGTCGCGGACACCTCTGTCGGTCAACCTCAGGGGTTTCGGCATATCCGAAATCGCGTTATTCAACTTCCGGCGAAGTAACCGATGGTCCGCCGGATATCAGACACTTCTGACTAATTTATCCTGATTCGGCGTTTCTTGTTGCGGGATTACATTCAGCCGGCGGATTTGTCTTCAACGAGTGGCACCGCCAGCCCAATGATTTCTGAGTCAACACTGCGCACGCCTGAGGAAAAGCGCCTCGGCGACGCAGCGGCGGCCGAGCCCGCGGTACATGTACTTGGATACCGCGGCACCCGGAACCAACCCCCAGTCGACTCCAGCGCCCGCGCAGCGCACCGAGATTCTGTGCAGCGCCGAGAAGCCCGCGGCACCAAAGAATTCCAAACGGGCCAGATCGAGGATCAGTCCGCGGCAACGCATTAGGTGGGCGAGTGGATACCCGGTCAGGGTATGCGCGTTCGTAATGTCGATGTGGCCGCGGGCGCTGACGATGATCACCGACGACCCCATCCAATGAGCGTCCCAATGCACCAATTGACTGTTGCGCCGCTTGGCGAAAGGTGTCGAGAAGATGGCATCGCCCGGCGGAGCGGACGAGTGAAACGATTTGTCGGACATGGTGATCCAGTGGTGCGGACGATCACCTAAATGTCAGGGCCTCGGAGCTGCGCTCCTTGGGTTTAGCAGCGTGCGGCTGAAACCCGTCCCGGACCAGCTGAGATTCTCAGCGACTCTCACGCTACACCGTGTTCGGGCGGAGTGCCGAACGTGGGAAAGCGACCAGCCGACCTCGCCTCCGGCCGGCCGGCTGCGCCCTAGGATGGGAGTTATCTCGTGGCGGGCAACGCCCCGGGTATGTGGCTGGTCGCCGGTGCCGCCGGACGCCAGCGGATCATGAGGTAGGTACCGGCAATGGTGGAGTTCACCGAGCATGCTGATAGCCCTCCGCTGCGATCGCGAACACCGGCGCAACTCAGTGCCGACGACGCCGATTTGCGGACGGCTATCGACAATCTCGCGGGTCTGGTCGCCAATCATCGACGCTTGCCCGAGTTGCTGGCGGAGGTGGCGGCGTTCGCTGTGCGCGCGATACCGGGTGCCGACGGTGCCGGGGTGACGTTGCTGAATGTCGACCGGGTAGACAACATGGTCGCGGCGTTGGCGGCCAGCGCTCCCTTTGTCGCCGAAATTGACGAAATCCAGTATGTGACCCTCAATGAGGGCCCCTGCATCACCGCCGCGCTGGAGCGGCGCACGGTGCGCTCCGGGTCGCTGGGCGGGGAGAAGATGTGGCCGCGGTTCGGTCCGCGAGTGGGCAGGATGGGGGTGCACAGCGCACTGTCGCTGCCGCTGGTACTGCCAGATCGGGTGGTCGGTGCGATCAACGTATATGCCCACGGCAAAGACGTTTTCGATCAGCATGCCGCTGAATTAGGCGAGTTGTTTGCCAAACCAGCGGCTGTCGCGGTGCACAACGCGCAGATTCTCGCGGACGCGCTTGCTCTGACTGCCCAGTTGCAGACGGCGTTGTCCACCCGCCCGGTGATCGATCAAGCGATCGGCCTCATCCGCGGACGTACCGGGCGCAGCGCCGAGGATGCGTTCAGACAGCTGCGGGCGATGAGCCAATCT
The DNA window shown above is from Mycobacterium sp. Aquia_216 and carries:
- the sdhC gene encoding succinate dehydrogenase, cytochrome b556 subunit; its protein translation is MWSWVLHRITGATIFFFLFVHVLDTALVRVSPQTYNEVIQTYKTPIVGLMEFGLVAAVLFHALNGIRIILIDFWSEGPRHQKTMLWVIAAIYLLVMVPAAVTIGIHMMEHFR
- a CDS encoding cytidine deaminase — translated: MPDIDWDLLRDKAIQAAAGAYAPYSQFPVGAASLVDDGRVVTGCNVENVSYGLGLCAECGVVSALHATGGGRLIALVCVDSQGALLMPCGRCRQVLLEHGGREMLIAHPAGPRRLEQLLPDPFDGDDLARERP
- a CDS encoding thymidine phosphorylase, with the protein product MTDFAFDAPTVIRTKRDGARLSDAAIDWVIDAYTDGRVADEQMAALLMAIFWRGMDHGEIARWTAAMVASGDRLDFSELRVGGKSLATVDKHSTGGVGDKTTLVLVPVVAACGGAVPKVSGRGLGHTGGTLDKLESIAGFTAEISNQQVRQQLFDVGAAIFGAGELAPADKKLYALRDITATVDSLPLIASSIMSKKLAEGIGALVLDVKVGDGALMESEAQCRELAHTMVALGAAHGVPTRAVLTDMNCPLGATVGNALEVAEALEVLAGGGPLDVVELTIRLAAEMLELAGIDGRDPGQTLRDGSAMDRFRRLVAAQGGDLSVPLPIGSHSETVIAARSGTMGTIDAMAVGLAAWRLGAGRSRPGGQVQFGAGVRIHRRPGQPVAAGEPLFTLYTDTPERFGAAMAELDGGWSVGDTAPASRPLIIDRITQ
- a CDS encoding adenosine deaminase, with protein sequence MTAPLELRQIRQAPKALLHDHLDGGLRPSTVLDIAGQIGYDELPATDADELATWFRTRSHSGSLERYLEPFSHTVAVMQTPDALYRVGYECVEDLAADSVVYAEIRFAPELHIDRGLSFDEIVDAVLEGFAAGEKAAAAAGRPIIVRLLVTAMRHAAMSREIAELAIRFRDKGVVGFDIAGAEAGYPPTRHLDAFEYMRDHNARFTIHAGEAFGLPSIHEAIAFCSADRLGHGVRIVDDIEIVEGGRVELGRLASILRDKRIPLELCPSSNVQTGAVKSIADHPFDLLARARFRVTVNTDNRLMSDTTMSLEMHRLVEAFGYGWSDLERFTINAMKSAFIPFDERLAVIDEVIKPRYAVLIG
- a CDS encoding cold-shock protein; the protein is MTQGTVKWFNGEKGFGFIAPDGGAKDVFVHYSEIQSSGFRSLEENQRVEFEITQGAKGPQAVGVTAV
- a CDS encoding STAS domain-containing protein codes for the protein MSDKSFHSSAPPGDAIFSTPFAKRRNSQLVHWDAHWMGSSVIIVSARGHIDITNAHTLTGYPLAHLMRCRGLILDLARLEFFGAAGFSALHRISVRCAGAGVDWGLVPGAAVSKYMYRGLGRRCVAEALFLRRAQC
- a CDS encoding GAF and ANTAR domain-containing protein; this encodes MVEFTEHADSPPLRSRTPAQLSADDADLRTAIDNLAGLVANHRRLPELLAEVAAFAVRAIPGADGAGVTLLNVDRVDNMVAALAASAPFVAEIDEIQYVTLNEGPCITAALERRTVRSGSLGGEKMWPRFGPRVGRMGVHSALSLPLVLPDRVVGAINVYAHGKDVFDQHAAELGELFAKPAAVAVHNAQILADALALTAQLQTALSTRPVIDQAIGLIRGRTGRSAEDAFRQLRAMSQSQHRKLADVAQHIVDEAVRRAHARARPTPESSSGVP